The Gemmata palustris genome includes a region encoding these proteins:
- a CDS encoding sigma-70 family RNA polymerase sigma factor, with amino-acid sequence MSRLRRYRPDVVQSPLETYLREINETALLTADQEKSLARAIGVGDTEARDQMVRANLRLVVNIARGYTGKGLALQDLIEEGNLGLLRAVEGFDPTMNTRFSTYASYWIKQSIKRALVNTAKTIRIPAYMVELLAKWRRATNKLSDELGRPPTHEEVAKLLGLPKKKLNIIKKAIRVYNAAPQADQGEAGWSIEEMLMDNRAKTPDTEMVETDDLKQVLVLLDKMDPREATVLRMRFGLNDEEPKTLKEIGECLGLTRERVRQIEGEALAKLGEDLSN; translated from the coding sequence ATGTCGCGACTCCGCCGCTACCGCCCGGACGTGGTCCAGTCCCCGCTGGAAACGTACCTCCGCGAGATCAACGAAACCGCGCTGCTCACGGCCGACCAGGAGAAGTCCCTGGCCCGCGCGATCGGTGTGGGCGACACGGAGGCCCGCGACCAGATGGTGCGCGCCAACCTGCGGTTGGTGGTGAACATCGCCCGCGGGTACACCGGGAAGGGGCTGGCCCTCCAGGACCTCATCGAAGAGGGGAACCTCGGGCTGCTCCGCGCGGTCGAGGGGTTCGACCCCACGATGAACACGCGGTTCAGTACCTACGCGAGCTACTGGATCAAGCAGAGCATCAAGCGCGCGCTGGTGAACACCGCGAAAACGATCCGCATCCCGGCCTACATGGTCGAACTGCTCGCGAAGTGGCGCCGGGCCACCAACAAGCTCAGCGACGAACTGGGCCGCCCGCCGACCCACGAAGAGGTCGCCAAGTTGCTCGGCCTGCCGAAGAAGAAGCTGAACATCATCAAGAAGGCGATCCGCGTGTACAACGCGGCGCCACAAGCCGACCAGGGCGAAGCCGGGTGGAGCATCGAGGAGATGCTCATGGACAACCGCGCGAAGACGCCCGACACCGAAATGGTGGAAACCGACGATCTGAAGCAGGTGCTGGTGCTCCTCGACAAGATGGACCCGCGCGAAGCGACGGTGCTGCGCATGCGGTTCGGGCTGAACGACGAAGAGCCGAAGACCCTCAAAGAAATCGGCGAGTGCTTGGGGCTGACCCGCGAGCGCGTCCGGCAGATCGAGGGCGAAGCGCTGGCGAAACTCGGCGAGGATCTCAGTAACTGA
- a CDS encoding 30S ribosomal protein S1 codes for MVNRNLLRQFEPSPEDIDLGQSDDDFNLAITEWIQSPEQDYEANKIVTGKVLEIRGDDVVIDIGYKSEGVIKIDEWKEDGNEGPPPKAGDVVEVLLETAESEDGTIQLSYRKAKRQKEWNAILAKHKEGDVVAGKVLKKIKGGLLVNIGVNVFLPASQVDIRRPQSIDEYIDRTIECVILKIDEQRRNIVVSRRKLIEDRRKIQKDKLLGELEIGQIRTGVVKNIAEFGAFVDLGGIDGLLHITDMGWHRVTNPRDVVQIDQSLEVYILHIDREKEKIALSLKHKTPSPWQNIEAKYPINSRHNGEVVNIMPYGAFVKLEPGIEGLVHISEMSWVKRIADPKELVQIGDKVEVQVLNINHDKKEISLGMKQCQSNPWGEVAKKYPTGTIITGVVRNLTNYGAFIEIEEGIDGLLHVSDMSYVRKVSNPSEVVQKGQKITCVVLSVDQERKRVALGLKQMGNDPWETDIPGRYKPGQKVQGKVTKLTNFGVFVQLEEGLEGLLHISELSDDKIESPEEVVKVGDDVDVKVLRVDAKDRKIGLSMKNVDDNTVPDDVQDLPIEGPEAEKAMEEKLKATREKEAKKEKEGGTKEKEAAPKEKEKEKEGLRGGTGAAGPLFQLPGDKKE; via the coding sequence ATGGTCAACCGTAACCTCCTCCGTCAGTTCGAGCCCTCGCCAGAAGACATTGACCTCGGCCAGAGCGATGACGACTTCAACCTAGCCATTACGGAATGGATCCAGAGTCCCGAGCAGGACTACGAAGCCAACAAGATCGTCACCGGTAAGGTGCTCGAGATCCGCGGCGACGACGTCGTGATCGACATCGGGTACAAGTCCGAAGGCGTCATCAAGATCGACGAGTGGAAGGAAGACGGGAACGAGGGGCCGCCGCCCAAGGCGGGCGACGTCGTCGAGGTGCTGCTCGAGACGGCCGAGAGCGAAGACGGGACGATCCAACTTTCGTACCGCAAAGCGAAGCGGCAGAAGGAATGGAACGCGATCCTCGCCAAGCACAAGGAAGGCGACGTGGTCGCCGGAAAGGTGCTCAAGAAGATCAAGGGCGGGTTGCTCGTCAACATCGGCGTGAACGTGTTCCTGCCGGCCTCGCAGGTGGACATCCGCCGCCCGCAGAGCATCGACGAGTACATCGACCGCACCATCGAGTGCGTCATCCTGAAGATCGACGAGCAGCGCCGCAACATCGTCGTGTCCCGGCGCAAGCTGATCGAGGACCGGCGCAAGATCCAGAAGGACAAGCTGCTCGGCGAACTGGAAATCGGCCAGATCCGCACCGGCGTGGTCAAGAACATCGCCGAGTTCGGCGCGTTCGTGGACCTCGGCGGGATCGACGGCCTGCTCCACATCACGGACATGGGCTGGCACCGCGTGACCAACCCGCGCGACGTGGTGCAGATCGACCAGTCGCTCGAAGTGTACATCCTGCACATCGACCGCGAGAAGGAAAAGATCGCGCTGTCGCTGAAGCACAAGACCCCGAGCCCGTGGCAGAACATCGAGGCCAAGTACCCGATCAACAGCCGCCACAACGGGGAAGTGGTCAACATCATGCCCTACGGGGCGTTCGTGAAGCTCGAGCCCGGCATCGAGGGCCTGGTCCACATCTCCGAGATGTCGTGGGTCAAGCGCATCGCCGACCCGAAGGAACTGGTCCAGATCGGCGACAAGGTCGAGGTTCAGGTTCTGAACATCAACCACGACAAGAAGGAAATCTCGCTCGGCATGAAGCAGTGCCAGAGCAACCCGTGGGGCGAGGTCGCCAAGAAGTACCCGACCGGCACGATCATCACCGGCGTGGTGCGGAACCTCACCAACTACGGGGCCTTCATTGAAATAGAGGAGGGAATCGACGGCCTCCTGCACGTCTCCGACATGAGCTACGTGCGGAAGGTGTCCAACCCCTCCGAAGTGGTCCAGAAGGGCCAGAAGATCACCTGCGTGGTGCTGAGCGTCGACCAGGAGCGCAAGCGGGTCGCGCTGGGCCTCAAGCAGATGGGCAACGACCCGTGGGAGACCGACATCCCGGGCCGCTACAAGCCCGGCCAGAAGGTCCAGGGCAAGGTCACCAAGCTCACCAACTTCGGCGTGTTCGTGCAGCTCGAAGAGGGGCTGGAGGGCCTGCTCCACATCTCCGAACTCTCCGACGACAAGATCGAGAGCCCGGAAGAGGTGGTGAAGGTCGGCGACGACGTGGACGTGAAGGTGCTCCGCGTGGACGCGAAGGACCGCAAGATCGGTCTGTCGATGAAGAACGTCGACGACAACACCGTCCCGGACGACGTCCAGGACCTTCCGATCGAAGGGCCGGAAGCGGAAAAGGCTATGGAGGAGAAGCTCAAAGCCACCCGCGAGAAGGAAGCCAAGAAGGAAAAGGAAGGCGGCACCAAGGAGAAGGAAGCAGCCCCCAAGGAAAAAGAGAAGGAGAAGGAAGGGCTTCGCGGCGGCACCGGCGCTGCCGGCCCGCTGTTCCAACTCCCGGGCGACAAGAAAGAGTGA
- a CDS encoding ABC transporter permease, which yields MNLVQLLKFALGGLWRQKVRTALTLVGVSVGTCALAFSVSLGLGLRAFIDTEFKGREDFWRVVVRVDEPPPDESTIPPDKIVVRGSMSDERRARIREALVDRYQSTRAPRAAKLLTPDKLDAIAHIPGVAEVRTYRTGDGRLWIDTSEKPAGALSVSGRLDELAPRLLVGRVPASPDAEEIVVSEYVLYQLGIHDDADIEGAIGRVVKLDVGGVRQNPSLALARALLGQRPPEELTRGQIQVLEKLTAALPKKIGAFDLSAAEQIELQKLLVPPTEPSEDRPGESGKTASGTFRICGVVRRLTREERKKTTPLDSWELSQGDVFLPPTTGDRLFGKLPWQKEGGFYSADVRVTPGGDLPGTVAQIEALGFRTHSGAKWFAAAKREVTLIAAGLNLFALIALFVASVGITNTLVTSVVERTREIGILRAVGATRGQVMGLFLTEGALIGCAGAVFGLALAFGLTIWADKWVQSLIAGQMDGQKMLSTTIFVFPAWLWAVSVCFAVAVTTLAALYPARRAAQIHPIEALRYG from the coding sequence ATGAACCTCGTTCAACTGCTCAAATTCGCCCTCGGGGGGTTGTGGCGGCAAAAGGTGCGCACCGCGCTCACGCTCGTGGGCGTGAGCGTGGGCACCTGCGCGCTGGCGTTCAGCGTGTCCCTGGGATTGGGGCTGCGCGCGTTCATCGACACTGAGTTCAAGGGGCGCGAGGACTTCTGGCGCGTCGTGGTCCGCGTGGACGAACCGCCCCCCGACGAGAGCACCATCCCGCCCGATAAGATCGTGGTGCGCGGCTCCATGTCCGACGAGCGCCGGGCGCGCATCCGCGAAGCCCTGGTCGATCGCTACCAGAGCACCCGCGCACCGCGAGCAGCAAAGTTACTCACACCGGACAAACTCGACGCGATCGCGCACATCCCCGGCGTGGCCGAAGTGCGCACGTACCGCACCGGGGACGGGCGCTTGTGGATCGACACCTCGGAGAAGCCGGCCGGCGCGCTCAGTGTCAGCGGCCGGCTCGACGAACTCGCGCCGCGGCTCCTCGTGGGCCGCGTGCCCGCCTCCCCGGACGCCGAGGAAATCGTGGTGTCCGAGTACGTGCTCTACCAACTGGGCATTCACGACGACGCGGACATTGAGGGCGCGATCGGTCGCGTGGTGAAACTCGACGTCGGCGGAGTCAGGCAGAACCCGTCACTCGCGCTCGCCCGGGCGCTGCTGGGCCAGCGCCCGCCGGAGGAACTCACGCGCGGGCAGATACAGGTACTGGAGAAACTCACGGCCGCGCTCCCGAAGAAGATCGGCGCGTTCGACCTCAGCGCCGCGGAGCAAATTGAGCTGCAAAAGCTGCTCGTGCCACCGACCGAGCCGAGCGAGGACCGGCCGGGCGAGTCCGGCAAAACCGCGAGCGGTACGTTCCGTATTTGTGGCGTCGTGCGCCGACTCACGCGCGAGGAGCGCAAGAAGACGACTCCACTAGACTCGTGGGAACTCAGCCAGGGCGACGTGTTCCTCCCTCCAACAACTGGCGACCGACTCTTCGGGAAGCTCCCGTGGCAAAAGGAAGGTGGGTTCTACAGTGCCGACGTCCGCGTGACGCCCGGCGGTGATTTGCCCGGCACGGTCGCGCAGATCGAAGCCCTCGGCTTTCGCACGCACAGCGGCGCCAAGTGGTTCGCGGCGGCCAAGCGCGAAGTCACTCTTATTGCGGCCGGGCTGAACCTGTTTGCTCTCATCGCACTGTTCGTCGCTTCCGTCGGAATCACGAACACACTCGTGACCAGCGTCGTGGAGCGCACGCGGGAAATCGGCATCTTGCGGGCGGTCGGCGCGACGCGCGGACAGGTGATGGGGCTGTTCCTTACGGAAGGCGCGCTGATCGGCTGTGCGGGCGCGGTGTTCGGGCTGGCTCTCGCATTCGGCTTAACGATTTGGGCGGACAAGTGGGTTCAAAGTCTGATCGCGGGGCAGATGGACGGGCAGAAGATGCTCTCCACCACGATCTTCGTGTTCCCGGCGTGGCTGTGGGCCGTATCGGTGTGCTTCGCGGTCGCCGTCACGACACTCGCGGCCCTCTACCCGGCCCGGCGCGCGGCACAAATCCACCCCATTGAAGCGCTGCGGTACGGGTGA
- a CDS encoding PSD1 and planctomycete cytochrome C domain-containing protein: MRFFLSLIVLAPGLVRAAEPVDYRKDIKPLLQERCYACHGALAQKGKLRVDSGANLLKGGAIVPGKPGTSELVLRVASDDEAQRMPPEGHPLKPEQVAKLKAWIEQGAKVPADDAPEPDPRDHWAFRAPMRPKLPPTADRKAQSGNPIDVFVAAQLQKRGLTPVQPADKRVLLRRVYLDLIGLPPTAEQTEAFVKDVSPGAYEKVVDQLLASPQYGERWGRHFLDIWRYSDWWGLGAELRNSQRHIWHWRDWAIESFNADLGYDEMIRQMLAADELYPTDPKKLRATGYLARSYFLFNRTSWLDEVVEHSGKGFLGLTFNCCKCHDHKYDPIKQTDYYQFRAIFEPYQVRTDVVPGELDVTKAGIPRVFDCNPDAKTPFHIRGDERNPDKDRVVLPGLPQFLAADGLKVTPVKLPPEAHEPLRRAEIAALYLKAAEAKVAAAMDALTKAGAASAERSAFHAWRMLHPLAAHATAVKELAQLYAAVADPAKALAAYRGSVKSAESNVESAESQARPFPGTSTGRRTALANWIADGKNPLTARVAVNHLWLRHFGAPLVPNVFEFGRKGALPSNPELLDWLACELVNPQHKIGDSAKPWSFKHLHKLIVTSNTYRLSSSAANADANVKLDPENKYLWRMNSVRMDANIVRDSLLHLAGVLDLTQSGPPVPIPQQEASQRRSLYFFHSHNEHNKLLDIFDNANVLECYRRSESIVPQQALALWNSKLAQATAAKINDQLHARLKDADDARFVAAAFETVLGTSPTKDELATCLEALTELRAALKDAKEPERGKYARLQVVQALINHNDFVTVR; encoded by the coding sequence ATGCGGTTCTTCCTTTCCCTCATTGTTCTGGCCCCGGGTTTGGTCCGCGCTGCGGAGCCGGTCGATTACCGCAAAGACATCAAGCCGCTGCTGCAAGAGCGGTGCTACGCCTGTCACGGCGCGCTCGCGCAGAAGGGAAAGTTGCGCGTCGATAGCGGTGCGAATTTGCTGAAGGGCGGGGCGATCGTTCCCGGGAAGCCCGGTACCAGCGAACTCGTTCTGCGTGTTGCGTCCGACGACGAGGCGCAGCGAATGCCGCCGGAAGGCCACCCACTCAAGCCGGAGCAGGTCGCGAAACTGAAAGCGTGGATCGAGCAGGGCGCGAAGGTACCGGCGGACGATGCGCCCGAGCCGGACCCGCGCGACCACTGGGCGTTTCGGGCGCCGATGCGCCCCAAGTTACCCCCAACTGCCGACCGCAAGGCGCAAAGTGGGAATCCGATCGATGTGTTTGTGGCGGCACAACTTCAGAAGCGCGGTCTTACCCCGGTTCAGCCCGCGGACAAGCGCGTGCTTCTGCGCCGCGTGTATCTGGACCTCATCGGCTTGCCACCCACCGCGGAGCAAACCGAAGCCTTTGTGAAGGACGTTTCTCCCGGCGCTTACGAGAAGGTGGTCGATCAGTTGCTCGCGTCACCGCAATACGGCGAGCGCTGGGGGCGCCACTTCCTCGACATCTGGCGCTATTCCGATTGGTGGGGGCTCGGGGCCGAACTCCGCAACAGCCAGCGGCACATCTGGCACTGGCGCGACTGGGCCATCGAGAGCTTCAACGCCGATCTCGGTTACGACGAGATGATCCGGCAAATGCTCGCCGCCGACGAACTGTACCCCACCGACCCGAAGAAGCTCCGGGCCACGGGGTACCTCGCGCGCTCGTACTTCCTGTTCAACCGCACGTCGTGGCTCGACGAGGTCGTGGAGCACTCGGGTAAGGGCTTCCTCGGGCTGACGTTCAACTGCTGCAAGTGCCACGACCACAAGTACGACCCGATCAAGCAAACCGACTACTACCAGTTCCGCGCGATCTTCGAGCCGTACCAAGTGCGCACCGACGTGGTTCCGGGTGAACTGGACGTGACGAAGGCCGGCATCCCGCGCGTGTTCGACTGCAATCCCGATGCGAAGACCCCGTTCCACATTCGCGGCGACGAACGCAACCCCGACAAAGATCGCGTGGTGCTTCCGGGGCTGCCGCAATTTCTCGCGGCCGACGGGTTGAAGGTGACACCGGTGAAGCTCCCGCCAGAAGCGCACGAACCGCTTCGTCGGGCGGAGATCGCCGCGCTGTACTTGAAGGCGGCCGAGGCGAAGGTCGCGGCCGCGATGGACGCGCTGACGAAGGCCGGGGCCGCGAGCGCCGAGCGCTCCGCGTTCCATGCGTGGCGAATGCTCCACCCGCTCGCCGCGCACGCCACTGCTGTGAAGGAGCTGGCGCAGCTATACGCGGCCGTCGCGGATCCGGCGAAGGCGCTCGCGGCCTACCGCGGATCGGTGAAGAGCGCCGAATCGAACGTGGAGAGCGCCGAATCGCAGGCCCGGCCGTTCCCCGGTACGAGCACCGGGCGCCGAACCGCGCTGGCGAACTGGATCGCGGACGGAAAGAACCCGCTGACGGCCCGCGTCGCGGTGAACCACCTGTGGTTACGGCACTTCGGCGCGCCTCTCGTGCCCAACGTGTTCGAGTTCGGCCGTAAGGGAGCGCTGCCGTCGAACCCGGAACTGCTCGACTGGCTCGCGTGCGAACTGGTCAACCCCCAGCACAAGATCGGGGATAGCGCGAAGCCGTGGAGCTTCAAGCACCTGCACAAACTCATCGTGACAAGTAACACGTATCGGCTCTCTTCGTCCGCTGCGAACGCGGACGCGAACGTGAAGCTCGATCCCGAGAACAAGTACCTCTGGCGGATGAATTCGGTTCGTATGGACGCGAACATCGTTCGCGACAGTCTGCTCCATCTGGCCGGTGTCCTCGATCTCACGCAGAGCGGCCCGCCGGTGCCGATCCCGCAGCAGGAAGCGTCACAGCGCCGATCGCTGTACTTCTTCCACTCGCACAACGAGCACAACAAACTGCTCGACATCTTCGACAACGCGAACGTGCTGGAGTGCTACCGGCGCAGTGAGAGCATCGTACCGCAACAGGCACTCGCGCTGTGGAACAGCAAGCTCGCGCAAGCGACGGCCGCGAAGATCAACGACCAACTCCACGCGCGCCTCAAGGACGCCGATGACGCGCGCTTCGTGGCGGCCGCGTTCGAGACGGTTCTGGGCACGTCACCCACAAAGGATGAACTCGCGACGTGCCTGGAGGCGCTCACGGAACTGCGTGCCGCGCTCAAGGACGCGAAGGAGCCCGAGAGGGGCAAATATGCCCGCCTCCAGGTGGTCCAGGCGCTCATCAACCACAACGATTTTGTCACCGTAAGGTGA
- a CDS encoding DUF1501 domain-containing protein, producing the protein MNRRSFFADSFRGFSGLALAAMLHKDGYATEDKWVPPDGKPHHAPKAKSVIWLFMNGGVSHMETFDPKPALTKFAGKTIKESPVPDAQDPEKLKLARVTVINDANGQQRNKLYPLQVGFKKYGKSGTELSDWLPHTGSCIDDIALIRSMWTTDDNHGAQTQFHTGRHMLDGEYPTLGAWVHYGLGTLNENLPQFVSMGFREYWNIKDGHYLGPAHDAVPMRVDPANPLDYGKPEVPVTAAEQKAGFALSGKLNKLREKQYPGDAALDARIKSYELAFRMQKSLPEVLDFAKETEETQKLYGLDRPETKAFGMQLLASRRLVERGVRFIQIQHGAGGAGVWDAHGGLKANHAKNCLAVDQPIGGLLKDLKRTGLLKDTIVVFCTEFGRTPGTQGSDGRDHHIYGFSTWMAGGGLKGGIVHGATDEIGFHAVENRHYVTDVHATIMHQLGLDSRKLEIPGRKRLDIDHGNVIKEILS; encoded by the coding sequence ATGAACCGCCGCTCGTTTTTTGCTGATTCGTTCCGAGGTTTCTCCGGTCTGGCTCTCGCGGCCATGCTTCACAAAGACGGGTACGCGACGGAAGACAAGTGGGTGCCGCCCGACGGCAAGCCGCACCACGCCCCGAAAGCCAAGTCGGTCATCTGGCTGTTCATGAACGGCGGCGTCTCGCACATGGAGACGTTCGACCCCAAGCCCGCGCTCACGAAGTTTGCCGGGAAGACCATCAAGGAGTCACCGGTCCCGGACGCGCAAGACCCGGAGAAGCTCAAACTCGCGCGCGTTACGGTCATTAACGATGCAAACGGTCAGCAGCGGAACAAGCTCTACCCGTTGCAAGTCGGCTTCAAGAAGTACGGCAAAAGTGGCACCGAACTGAGTGACTGGCTGCCGCACACGGGATCGTGCATCGACGACATCGCTCTGATTCGGTCGATGTGGACGACCGATGACAACCACGGGGCGCAAACGCAGTTCCACACCGGCCGGCACATGCTCGACGGCGAGTACCCGACGCTCGGCGCGTGGGTGCATTACGGACTCGGCACGCTCAACGAGAACCTGCCGCAGTTCGTCTCGATGGGGTTCCGCGAATACTGGAACATCAAGGACGGCCACTACCTCGGACCGGCCCACGACGCGGTGCCGATGCGCGTCGACCCCGCGAACCCGCTGGATTACGGTAAGCCGGAAGTGCCTGTGACGGCGGCCGAGCAGAAGGCTGGGTTCGCGCTGTCGGGCAAACTGAACAAGCTGCGCGAGAAGCAGTACCCCGGCGACGCGGCCCTCGACGCCCGCATCAAGAGCTACGAACTCGCGTTCCGGATGCAGAAATCGCTGCCGGAGGTGCTCGACTTCGCGAAAGAAACTGAGGAGACACAAAAACTCTACGGCCTCGATCGACCCGAGACGAAGGCGTTCGGGATGCAACTACTCGCGTCGCGCCGGCTGGTAGAGCGCGGCGTGCGGTTCATCCAAATTCAGCACGGCGCGGGCGGGGCCGGGGTGTGGGACGCGCACGGCGGGCTGAAAGCCAACCACGCGAAGAACTGCCTCGCGGTCGATCAACCGATCGGCGGGCTGCTCAAAGACTTGAAACGCACCGGGCTCCTGAAGGACACGATCGTCGTGTTCTGCACGGAGTTCGGGCGCACGCCGGGCACCCAGGGCAGCGACGGGCGCGACCACCACATCTACGGCTTCAGTACGTGGATGGCCGGCGGTGGGTTGAAGGGCGGGATCGTTCACGGCGCAACGGACGAAATCGGCTTCCACGCGGTCGAGAACCGGCACTACGTCACCGACGTCCACGCGACGATCATGCACCAGTTGGGGCTCGACTCGCGCAAACTCGAAATCCCCGGCCGCAAGCGCCTCGACATCGATCACGGGAACGTGATTAAGGAGATTTTGTCGTAG
- a CDS encoding YncE family protein, whose translation MLLRPPPIQKLLFALLTACPPSAARAAELKAAPAAAAVLTPDTKTLILSAPNEGELLYINTETEKETKKVTLSFKPLALAVQGKSLFASTKGAGTIHALDLETGKVKKQFKIAGEPILNLACHSTKGLLYATNAAGEVFAIDAESGKVTKTKARGQMIVVDQTDGKFVYTGIRASISEQLVIEQGPDAKTKVPLEVAESRAIMLKFAVDGAALKLAAVQDNAALNGKGIALSADGKQIAMAGGGGWASKIKQKKSYGVAVFDTSDMKTMIGEVECGAYPYSVSFHPVLNLGVVVKRGNQLNVFDGKSLAKKASIKAPGGEPAQILYAINGTKIVQFVNSGTQTTISFHPLELGEQDQELLKNALPKK comes from the coding sequence ATGTTATTACGCCCCCCTCCCATCCAGAAGCTGCTCTTCGCGCTCTTGACCGCGTGCCCGCCCTCTGCGGCACGAGCCGCGGAGTTAAAGGCCGCGCCCGCAGCCGCCGCGGTACTCACGCCCGATACGAAAACGCTCATTCTCTCGGCCCCGAATGAGGGCGAGCTCCTGTACATAAACACCGAAACGGAGAAAGAAACCAAAAAGGTCACGCTGAGCTTCAAACCGCTCGCGCTAGCCGTCCAAGGTAAGTCGCTGTTCGCCAGTACCAAAGGCGCCGGCACGATCCACGCTCTTGATTTGGAAACTGGCAAGGTGAAGAAACAGTTCAAAATCGCCGGTGAACCGATCCTGAACTTGGCCTGCCACTCTACCAAGGGGTTACTTTACGCCACCAACGCGGCCGGTGAGGTGTTCGCGATCGACGCCGAGAGCGGCAAGGTGACCAAGACGAAGGCCCGTGGCCAGATGATCGTGGTCGACCAGACGGACGGGAAGTTCGTGTATACCGGAATCCGGGCCTCGATCTCCGAGCAACTCGTCATTGAACAGGGGCCGGACGCAAAGACGAAAGTGCCGCTGGAGGTCGCCGAGTCGCGGGCGATCATGCTGAAGTTCGCTGTGGACGGCGCGGCGCTGAAACTGGCCGCGGTCCAAGACAACGCCGCGCTCAACGGTAAGGGCATCGCCCTCAGTGCGGACGGCAAGCAGATCGCGATGGCCGGGGGCGGCGGATGGGCATCAAAAATCAAACAGAAAAAGAGTTACGGCGTCGCCGTATTCGACACATCAGACATGAAGACGATGATCGGAGAAGTGGAGTGCGGGGCGTACCCGTATTCGGTGTCCTTTCACCCGGTCCTGAACCTGGGAGTTGTGGTCAAGCGCGGTAACCAATTGAACGTATTCGACGGCAAGTCACTCGCGAAGAAGGCGTCCATCAAGGCGCCCGGGGGAGAGCCGGCACAGATACTGTACGCGATCAACGGAACAAAAATCGTGCAGTTTGTTAACTCGGGCACCCAGACGACCATAAGTTTTCACCCTCTGGAACTCGGCGAGCAGGACCAAGAATTGCTCAAAAACGCCCTCCCAAAGAAGTAA